A section of the Triticum dicoccoides isolate Atlit2015 ecotype Zavitan chromosome 7A, WEW_v2.0, whole genome shotgun sequence genome encodes:
- the LOC119330544 gene encoding probable sulfate transporter 3.4 → MVVNNKVETLAFDLEAGHGPGAKAVADSGARQQQQRQAAPAGMVQVELHKVSAPERRTTAGALGQRLAEIFFPDDPLHQFKNQSLARKLVLALQYFFPIFHWGSNYSLRLLRSDAVAGLTIASLAIPQGISYAKLANLPPIIGLYSSFVPPLIYALLGSSRDLAVGPVSIASLVMGSMLREAVVPEQQPILYLQLAFTATFFAGVFQASLGFLRLGFIVDFLSKATLTGFMGGAAVIVSLQQLKGLLGIVHFTTHMGFVDVMASVVRRHSEWQWQTIVMGVAFLAILLGTRQISARNPRLFWVSAAAPLTSVIASTVISYLCRGHGISIIGDLPRGVNPPSMNMLVFSGSYVALAVKTGIMTGILSLTEGIAVGRTFASINNYNVDGNKEMMAIGVMNMAGSCASCYVTTGSFSRSAVNYSAGCRTAVSNIVMASAVLVTLLFLMPLFHYTPNVILSAIIITAVAGLIDVRGAAKLWKVDKLDFCACVSAFLGVLLVSVQVGLSIAVGISLFKILLQVTRPNTVVMGLVPGTQSYRSMAQYREAVRVPPFLVVGVESAIYFANSTYLVERIMRYLREEEERAAKANLCGVRCIVLDMSAVTAIDTSGLDALAEMKRVLDKRGIDLVLANPVGSVTERMYNSVVGDTFGSDRIFFSVAEAVAAAPYKAQP, encoded by the exons ATGGTGGTGAACAACAAGGTTGAGACCCTGGCGTTCGACCTGGAGGCGGGGCACGGGCCCGGGGCGAAGGCGGTGGCGGATTCGGGGGCGcgtcagcagcagcagcggcaggcgGCGCCGGCGGGGATGGTGCAGGTGGAGCTGCACAAGGTGTCGGCGCCGGAACGGCGGACGACGGCGGGGGCGCTGGGGCAGCGGCTGGCGGAGATCTTCTTCCCCGACGACCCCCTGCACCAGTTCAAGAACCAGTCGCTCGCCCGGAAGCTGGTGCTCGCGCTGCAGTACTTCTTCCCCATCTTCCACTGGGGCTCCAActacagcctccgcctcctccgctcCGACGCCGTCGCCGGCCTCACCATTGCCAGCCTCGCCATCCCACAG GGCATCAGCTACGCCAAGCTCGCCAACCTGCCGCCCATCATCGGCCTAT ATTCGAGCTTCGTGCCGCCGTTGATCTACGCGCTGCTGGGGAGCTCGCGGGACCTGGCGGTGGGGCCTGTATCCATCGCGTCGCTGGTGATGGGGTCCATGCTCCGGGAGGCGGTGGTGCCGGAGCAGCAGCCCATCCTGTACCTGCAGCTGGCCTTCACCGCCACCTTCTTCGCCGGCGTCTTCCAGGCCTCGCTGGGCTTCCTCCGCCTCGGGTTCATCGTCGACTTCCTCTCCAAGGCCACGCTCACCGGGTtcatgggcggcgccgccgtcatcgTGTCCCTGCAGCAGCTCAAGGGCCTCCTCGGCATCGTCCACTTCACCACCCACATGGGCTTCGTCGACGTCATGGCCTCCGTCGTCCGCCGCCACAGCGAGTGGCAGTGGCAGACCATCGTCATGGGCGTCGCCTTCCTCGCCATCCTCCTCGGCACACGCCAAATC AGCGCTCGGAATCCACGGCTTTTCTGGGTGTCGGCGGCGGCTCCCCTGACGTCGGTGATTGCCTCCACCGTCATCTCCTACCTCTGCAGAGGCCACGGCATCAGCATC ATCGGCGACCTCCCGAGGGGAGTGAACCCTCCATCCATGAACATGCTCGTCTTCAGCGGCTCCTACGTCGCCCTGGCCGTCAAGACCGGGATCATGACCGGCATCCTGTCCCTCACC GAGGGGATCGCGGTGGGCCGGACGTTCGCGTCGATCAACAACTACAACGTGGACGGGAACAAGGAGATGATGGCGATCGGGGTGATGAACATGGCGGGGTCCTGCGCCTCCTGCTACGTCACCACGGGCTCCTTCTCCCGCTCCGCCGTCAACTACAGCGCCGGGTGCCGGACGGCGGTGTCGAACATCGTCATGGCCTCCGCCGTCCTGGTGACGCTGCTCTTCCTGATGCCGCTGTTCCACTACACCCCGAACGTGATCCTgtcggccatcatcatcaccgccgtgGCCGGGCTGATCGACGTCCGCGGCGCCGCCAAGCTGTGGAAGGTGGACAAGCTGGACTTCTGCGCGTGCGTGTCCGCCTTCCTCGGCGTgctcctcgtgtccgtccaggtcgGGCTGTCGATCGCCGTGGGCATCTCGCTGTTCAAGATCCTGCTGCAGGTGACCCGGCCCAACACCGTCGTCATGGGGCTGGTCCCCGGCACGCAGAGCTACCGCAGCATGGCGCAGTACCGCGAGGCCGTGCGCGTGCCGCCGTTCCTCGTCGTCGGCGTCGAGTCGGCCATCTACTTCGCCAACTCCACCTACCTGGTGGAGCGGATCATGCGGTACCTCcgagaggaggaggagcgcgccgcCAAGGCCAACCTCTGCGGCGTCCGCTGCATCGTCCTCGACATGAGCG CGGTGACGGCGATCGACACGAGCGGGCTGGACGCGCTGGCGGAGATGAAGCGGGTGCTGGACAAGCGGGGCATCGACCTGGTGCTGGCGAACCCGGTGGGGTCGGTGACGGAGAGGATGTACAACTCGGTGGTGGGGGACACGTTCGGGTCAGACCGCATCTTCTTCAGCGTCGCCGAGGCCGTCGCGGCGGCGCCGTACAAGGCGCAGCCCTGA
- the LOC119332771 gene encoding pre-mRNA splicing factor SR-like 1 isoform X1, giving the protein MELQTSGRPIEVLMEKVLSMNIVSSDYFKELYKIKTYHEVIDEIYNQVDHVEPWMTGNCRGPSTAFCLLYKLFTMKLTVNQMHGLLKHPDSPYIRAIGFLYLRYAADPKTLWTWYEPYIQDDEEFSPGSNGKMTTMGVYVRDVILGQYYFDSLLPRVPLLILRQVTAHLEKMKLPTKQSGITGDSSRLGSDDTARRPPSVKASLSVSFGQRAPHRASTRDSSPVRKTLPSVRERERSHDGGHAKSPPRKHRSQSRERSRDIERDRSDRDRGRYKDREHGRHSRDNRDRDYRRSSYSDRDVERRGHERRDRDSDRNGRSSGRRSRSRSRSPSRGRTNGDSHRSSPFGKAPEPSNLAKLKDLYGDATNAKDDAGDDRARRDSGTEEVIRLGGARWR; this is encoded by the exons ATGGAGCTGCAGACGTCGGGCCGGCCCATCGAGGTGCTCATGGAGAAGGTGCTGTCGATGAACATCGTCTCCTCGGACTACTTCAAGGAGCTCTACAAGATCAAGACTTACCACGAGGTCATCGACGAGATCTACAACCAGGTGGACCACGTCGAGCCCTGGATGACGGGCAACTGCCGCGGCCCCTCCACCGCCTTCTGCCTCCTCTACAAGCTCTTCACCATGAAGCTCACCGTCAACCAGATGCACGGCCTGCTCAAGCACCCGGACTCCCCCTACATCAGAGCT ATTGGGTTCCTGTACCTGCGTTATGCTGCGGACCCAAAGACCTTATGGACCTGGTATGAGCCCTACATTCAAGATGATGAG GAGTTTTCCCCTGGATCCAATGGTAAAATGACAACTATGGGCGTTTATGTGCGTGATGTTATCCTTGGTCAG TACTACTTCGACAGTCTTCTTCCACGAGTGCCTCTCCTAATTCTGCGACAGGTTACTGCCCATCTTGAGAAAATGAAGCTCCCAACAAAGCAGTCAGGGATAACTGGGGATTCTAGCCGCCTTGGTTCAGATGATACTGCCCGGCGGCCTCCTTCAGTGAAGGCTTCTCTGTCGGTCTCTTTTGGTCAGCGTGCTCCACACCGTGCATCCACAAGGGATTCATCCCCAGTCCGAAAGACATTGCCATCTGTACGAGAAAGGGAAAGGAGTCATGATGGCGGTCATGCCAAATCTCCACCCAGGAAGCACCGAAGTCAGAGTCGTGAGCGCAGCCGTGACATTGAGAGGGACCGTTCAGATCGCGATCGTGGTAGGTACAAGGATAGGGAGCATGGTCGGCACAGCCGTGATAACAGAGACCGTGACTACCGCCGCTCGAGCTATTCTGATAGGGATGTCGAGAGGCGGGGCCATGAAAGGAGGGATAGGGACTCCGACAGAAATGGGCGTTCGAGTGGCCGCAgaagcaggagcaggagcaggagtcCAAGCCGTGGCAGAACCAACGGGGACAGCCATCGCTCCAGTCCGTTTGGTAAAGCGCCGGAGCCATCCAACCTGGCGAAGCTGAAGGATCTGTACGGTGACGCCACAAACGCAaaggacgacgccggcgatgatAGAGCCCGCAGGGATTCCGGAACTGAAGAGGTGATCAGATTGGGAGGCGCCAGGTGGAGGTGA
- the LOC119332771 gene encoding pre-mRNA splicing factor SR-like 1 isoform X2 — MELQTSGRPIEVLMEKVLSMNIVSSDYFKELYKIKTYHEVIDEIYNQVDHVEPWMTGNCRGPSTAFCLLYKLFTMKLTVNQMHGLLKHPDSPYIRAVNWVPVPALCCGPKDLMDLV; from the exons ATGGAGCTGCAGACGTCGGGCCGGCCCATCGAGGTGCTCATGGAGAAGGTGCTGTCGATGAACATCGTCTCCTCGGACTACTTCAAGGAGCTCTACAAGATCAAGACTTACCACGAGGTCATCGACGAGATCTACAACCAGGTGGACCACGTCGAGCCCTGGATGACGGGCAACTGCCGCGGCCCCTCCACCGCCTTCTGCCTCCTCTACAAGCTCTTCACCATGAAGCTCACCGTCAACCAGATGCACGGCCTGCTCAAGCACCCGGACTCCCCCTACATCAGAGCTGTAA ATTGGGTTCCTGTACCTGCGTTATGCTGCGGACCCAAAGACCTTATGGACCTGGTATGA
- the LOC119333068 gene encoding uncharacterized protein LOC119333068, translating into MVLEDESSDDHSSPPYMHSSSTDGLNEVPFTIEDPDYKGLELDVMCPCEKHGMASERLVAFEGTDTGRRFLACAQSEGSNCGFVEWVDHQWPPTMQNALLKLWAMVEDAKSARVNDNLENSFTIHHLTEEKNKLEANYDKLVQDVHELMNFQEDKVVDFRHLQSAIIYQQEVRKELTDDMKAKMAKKDAETQQLTQKYEVLLNLTRAQATVIQNLKLNKMKEKQVLTEASMNLELKNAELTKCQEKLTQKKLELKLQVADLLKGNKKHIEEKWQLEFQNEKLKEKFRGIQAILEK; encoded by the exons atggttTTGGAGGACGAAAGCAGCGACGACCATTCTAGCCCCCCGTACATGCATTCTTCCTCCACAGACGGTCTGAACGAG GTTCCTTTCACCATTGAAGATCCAGATTACAAGGGGCTTGAGCTGGATGTGATGTGTCCATGTGAGAAGCACGGCATGGCATCTGAGAGGCTTGTTGCCtttgaaggaacagacacaggcagGAGGTTTTTAGCATGTGCACAGTCG GAAGGTAGCAATTGTGGCTTTGTTGAATGGGTTGATCACCAGTGGCCCCCAACAATGCAGAATGCATTGTTGAAGCTATGGGCAATGGTTGAAGATGCCAAAAGTGCTAGGGTGAATGACAATCTTGAGAATTCTTTCACTATCCACCATCTGacagaagagaagaacaagctgGAGGCCAACTATGACAAGCTAGTCCAAGATGTGCATGAGCTGATGAACTTCCAGGAAGATAAGGTGGTGGATTTCAGGCATCTGCAGTCTGCCATTATATATCAGCAGGAGGTAAGAAAAGAACTGACTGATGATATGAAGGCAAAGATGGCAAAGAAAGATGCAGAGACCCAGCAACTTACTCAGAAGTATGAGGTGCTGCTCAACCTGACAAGAGCTCAAGCAACAGTCATTCAGAACTTGAAGTTGAACAAAATGAAAGAGAAGCAAGTGCTTACTGAAGCTAGTATGAATTTGGAGCTGAAGAATGCAGAGCTAACTAAGTGTCAAGAGAAGCTCACCCAAAAGAAGCTAGAGTTGAAGCTTCAGGTTGCTGATCTGCTTAAGGGAAATAAAAAGCATATTGAAGAGAAGTGGCAGTTAGAGTTTCAGAATGAAAAGTTGAAGGAGAAGTTCAGGGGGATTCAAGCCATCTTGGAGAAGTGA
- the LOC119333069 gene encoding pentatricopeptide repeat-containing protein At4g02750-like, with the protein MRVTARRAGVLGTVDSRPTNSLADAARALCGSSHDEGIASGNRLMGAHLRAGRPGAAREVFDGMPRRDVVSWNSLMAAHAREGAHQEAAYAFLELRRCRLRPDNTSFSTVLSAVARLEALELGRCVHGLALKACSTGNVFVGASLVTMYASCGVFACLQRVFDGVDAPNVALWNALLSGLVMNHRVADARMVFDQMSGRNVVSWTAMVKGYVTVHEVDLALELFDLMPMKNSVSWCVIIGGLVHHQQFREAIELFKGLMRNGDEVTNAVLVKVVNAYAGLKSIGGGRCIHGFSVKCGFVLDLIIETSLVAMYCNSLDIDEAQLEFDKLDRKHVGSWNAIICGYIYADKIDEARELFDSMTERDKVSWNSMINGYIRDGRITDATELYSRMPEKNVEAATALMSWFVDNGMLDKARDMFYSMPQTDAMSCTSLLFGYMKEGYLDDALDLFHRMHMRTVVTYNVMIAGFLHQGKVTEAYRLFNESPSHDSVTWSCLITGLAQNGLTDDALRMYKKMLLTYVRPSESVVSSLLSCFAHHSMIVHGQQFHATTIKLGLELCLLIQNSLISLYCKCGKMVAAQNIFDQMGKRDVVTWNTIIHGYAFSSLGENAIEMFENMKRAQVDPDDITFLGVLSACSHMSLLEEAKHFFNAMTRDHGIVPNITHYACMVDLFCRRGMVEEAEGLVKSMPFEPDSAIWTSLLSSCRLSGNDKLAEHAASQLIAINPGTKMPYLHLISVHGSTNRWGMIDSLRSQIRRTATQKEVGYSWI; encoded by the coding sequence ATGCGTGTCACGGCGCGGCGCGCCGGCGTCCTCGGGACGGTGGACTCCCGGCCTACCAACTCGCTGGCGGACGCGGCGCGCGCGCTCTGTGGCTCCTCCCACGACGAGGGCATCGCTTCCGGGAACAGGCTGATGGGCGCGCACCTGAGGGCCGGCAGGCCGGGCGCCGCTCGAGAGGTGTTCGACGGAATGCCGCGGCGCGATGTGGTGTCCTGGAACTCCCTCATGGCCGCGCACGCGCGGGAGGGCGCGCACCAGGAGGCTGCATACGCCTTCCTGGAGTTGAGGCGATGCAGGCTCAGGCCGGACAACACCTCCTTCTCCACCGTGCTGTCGGCCGTCGCGCGGCTGGAGGCTCTGGAGCTGGGGCGATGCGTCCACGGCCTCGCGCTCAAGGCCTGCTCCACGGGCAATGTGTTCGTGGGCGCCTCACTCGTCACCATGTATGCCAGCTGTGGGGTTTTCGCCTGCCTGCAGCGGGTCTTTGACGGTGTCGACGCTCCAAATGTGGCCTTGTGGAATGCTCTTCTATCAGGCCTCGTGATGAACCATCGGGTAGCAGACGCCCGCATGGTTTTCGATCAGATGTCCGGTCGCAATGTCGTGTCCTGGACGGCCATGGTAAAAGGCTATGTTACGGTGCACGAGGTGGACCTGGCATTAGAGCTGTTTGACTTGATGCCCATGAAGAATTCTGTGTCGTGGTGTGTCATCATAGGAGGGCTTGTCCACCATCAGCAATTCAGAGAGGCAATTGAACTGTTCAAAGGTTTGATGAGGAATGGGGATGAAGTCACAAATGCGGTTCTAGTTAAGGTTGTGAATGCTTATGCTGGCCTGAAAAGtattggaggaggcagatgcattcATGGGTTTTCTGTGAAGTGTGGATTTGTTCTTGACCTGATTATCGAGACATCATTAGTTGCGATGTACTGTAACTCCTTGGACATCGATGAAGCACAATTGGAGTTTGATAAGTTGGACAGAAAGCATGTCGGTTCATGGAATGCCATCATATGTGGCTATATTTATGCAGACAAGATTGATGAGGCTAGAGAACTTTTTGATTCCATGACTGAAAGAGATAAGGTCTCGTGGAACTCGATGATTAATGGCTATATCAGAGATGGAAGAATTACTGATGCTACTGAGTTATACtcaaggatgcctgagaagaatgtGGAAGCAGCTACTGCTTTGATGTCATGGTTTGTAGACAACGGAATGCTAGATAAAGCACGGGATATGTTTTATAGTATGCCCCAAACAGATGCAATGTCTTGTACATCTTTACTCTTTGGATACATGAAAGAAGGATATCTGGATGATGCACTGGACCTTTTTCATAGGATGCACATGAGGACTGTTGTCACTTACAATGTAATGATAGCTGGTTTTCTTCATCAAGGAAAGGTTACTGAAGCTTACAGGCTCTTCAATGAATCACCTTCTCATGATTCAGTGACTTGGAGCTGTTTAATTACCGGGCTCGCTCAAAATGGTTTAACTGATGATGCACTTAGGATGTACAAGAAAATGCTATTAACATATGTGCGCCCAAGCGAGTCAGTTGTTTCTAGCCTCTTAAGCTGTTTTGCACACCATTCTATGATTGTTCATGGTCAGCAGTTTCATGCCACAACTATCAAGCTTGGACTCGAGTTATGTTTACTAATTCAGAATTCACTCATTAGCCTATATTGCAAATGTGGCAAAATGGTTGCAGCCCAGAATATTTTTGATCAGATGGGTAAGAGAGATGTGGTTACATGGAATACAATAATTCATGGATATGCATTCAGTAGCCTTGGTGAAAATGCTATTGAAATGTTCGAGAATATGAAGAGGGCACAAGTTGATCCTGATGATATCACATTTCTTGGTGTACTGTCTGCATGTAGTCACATGAGTCTTTTGGAGGAAGCAAAACATTTCTTCAATGCGATGACACGTGATCATGGAATTGTGCCTAATATAACGCACTATGCTTGCATGGTTGATCTATTTTGTAGGAGAGGCATGGTTGAGGAGGCTGAAGGGTTAGTGAAGTCAATGCCATTTGAACCTGATTCAGCAATATGGACCTCTCTCTTGAGCAGTTGCAGACTGAGTGGCAATGATAAGTTAGCAGAGCATGCGGCAAGCCAATTGATCGCCATAAATCCTGGTACTAAAATGCCTTATCTGCACCTCATCAGTGTACATGGATCAACAAATAGATGGGGTATGATTGATAGTCTGCGAAGTCAAATTAGGAGAACTGCCACTCAGAAAGAAGTTGGTTATAGCTGGATTTAG